The segment GCCATACACCAGCTCGACCGGATCGGTACTGACGGGAATGGCGACCACACCAGGCTGGTGAGGAATCAGTCGTGTCGGTGCGTAGAGTTGTTGCGCGGCATAACGGGTTAAGGCTGCATGCCCCCAGGATAGAGTGTTGTTGGATAGCGGTTCCACAGCATCCGTGTGGGGCTCTGACTCCAGCAGTATCTGCACATCGGGTAATTTGCGGCTGCCTGGATCGGCTGACTCCGCCGAAACATCGAGGACATACAGCGGACCCTCGGTTTCCGAGCGCACGATGATGCGGGTGGTGTCGAAGGGCTCTCTGGCCAACAGGTACAGGGTGCCGTTGATGCTTTGGCTGCGCAGCAGCGCTGTCAGTGACTGCGGCAGGCCGATGCTCACCGAGTCCGGGAAATGCACCAGACGTTCTTCGCCGACAACCAACGGAATCGCGATGGGCGTTTTGTTCCAGACAATTCGTTCAGGAGCATTCGATGCCCCATCGACTTGCGCGACGGACAGTAGCGGCAAACAGCATCCTAGCAGGGCGATCCATCGCACTGTCGCGAGAAAATGGTGGGGATTCATTGGGAGCTCCCATTAGTTGTAGTGGCGCCAGCTCCGGTTGGTTCAGCCAGCTCGGCATCGGTCAATCGGCGCGGACCCTCACTGGCGTACCCATCAAGTGCCAGTCCCCAGGGGTTGGATTCCGGATCGATGGCCTGGCGCACCACCCGAATCGGGTAGCGAATCGTGGTTTGCTTCACGGTCATACCTTTTACTGACTCCAGAAGGTCGAGATCCAGCCAGACGATCCAGACATCGGGTGACAAGACATCGACACGACGTTCTTCATAACCGTGCCCTGGCACTTCATGCACACCGCGTACCCGGTAGGTCAATTCGCCGCGGCGGGCTTTGAGTTCCATGTCGGCGATCAGGTCATTGCGATAGCGCGGTGTCAGGTAGGGCGAGATGCGGAAGATCGCGCTGCCGTAGTCCGTGGCACCGTTGTCGGGCCAACGATTGAGTTGCTGGAAAATGTAGAATGCAAAGGCATACACATTGGCCGGAGGTACCTCCTCGGCCGCCAGGACTGCACCTGAGCGCAGATCCGGCGGCACGTAGAAACGCAGTTGCTTGGGCGCCTGGCTCCAGCCGAACCAGAGCGCGAGGATGATCAGGCCTTGCAGACCGATGACGACCCACAAGGAACGCAAATGGGAGCGGACGTTATCGATTTCGAGACGGTAGCGGCGCATGCTGCGTCCTCCCGATGTCCCAGGCACCGCTACGTAACACCCAGGGCGCACGATAGAGACCTGTCGACTGAAGACGAATGCGCAACCACTGTTGGTAGTACCCCTCAGGCCGCCCGCGCTTAATTCGCTGAAATACGGTCGCCACCACCACGACGGAAGCGACCACGCCGACCCCGGCAATACCGAAACCCATGGTGATGGCACCGAGCATCCAGGCCAGCAGCAGACTGAGGGGCAGCCAGATCACAATCGCCAACCCCACAATCATGCCAAGCTCTGAGGACGAACAACCTCTGAAGATGACCGGCTCGGCGTTGAGCCGGTCGGCCAGGATTTCATGGTCTTTGGGCATTCACACCACCCGCCTCTTACTGCTATTGACGTCAGATATCAGATGACACCGGCCGCTTCGGTCAGCAGATAGCTGGCGAAGATCAGGACGATGGCACCGACGATGCCCAATACACCCACTTCAGCCCACTCCGCTTTACCCTGGCGGGCTTCATTGAATTTCGCGAAACCCAGATACGCGATCCAGAGAAAGCCCAGCACCGCAATGGCCAGTCCGAGCACCAGGCCACCGTCTTTGATGTAGCCCTGGATCAGTCCAATCCAGTCACCCGCCCCGGGAGCGGTACTCGGCGGGACCGGCGTCGGTAATGCCGCCCAGAGCGGCAGTGGGAAGAACACCGTGCCTGTTGCCAATAGCGGTCTGTGAATAGCAGCTGACGTTTTATTGAACCCGTCTTCTGTTGTTGATGTACCCATAAGAAATGTCCTCTCCTGTAACGCTGAAAATAAGGGGGTCTGCCCCCGCATCCCACGGCGATGCATCGCCATTTGCCCTTACCGGGCTTTCTCGATTGACTCACCGCAAATAGAAACCCAAAACCATCAACACGATGCTTGCCCTTAAGGTGCTCCAGGTCAGGTCGAAGACCGTGGCCTGCCCTTCCTGCCAGGCCCGAAACGTGCCTATGGCGACCCAGATCACCCACACAAACGCCAGCACCAGGACCATCGAAGCAATGGCTGTCAGCATCGTGGCTGGAGTAATCCCGGAGCCCGCCTGGAACGCAGCTTGTTGTGCACCTGTCATCGTGCTGCCTAACGACGGTAATCGCCGCGCAGGGGCGGGAAAGAGCGTGGTTGGGCGCGAGGTGCATCAATGTGTGACTGAACGCCGTCCCTGATTTGCTTCAGATCTTGACGCAACCAGTCATAACGAAAACGGATACGGGCATCCTGATCGGTATTTGCCTCAGCCTGCCTGATAGAGAGTTCAAGGGCCTTCAGCTCATGTATGATTCTTGCCAGTGCGTCACGCTCCGCGTCCGCATCGGCGAAGACCACCGGCGTGGTGAGCGAGCCGATGATCAGAAAAGAAGATAGCCAGATATGTCGATGCATGGCACTGCTGCTCCCGTGTGTTGTTACGGGGCATAGTGCGAGAATCAGAGGCGAGGGACGATAGGAAATCTATTCAGTGGGTGGAGTAGTTTCAGGAGAATCTTGCTTCAGGTAGAAAGGCTATTAGAAATCACGGCATTCTAGAATGCGGACACGTCGAATCCTATTGAGAGCCCTAGCTCGTTCCGCTTATTATCAGGTTGATTTTAAAAAAATTAGAATTAGAGCACCTGGCTTCGAACCAGTTGGTCGGGAGTTCGAATCTCTCCGGGCGTGCCAAAACTAGCGATTTAAAATCAAGCAGTTATCTCAAAAAGGGGTAACTGCTTTTTTGTTTCGCTCTTTCTTGTGTAGTGGAAAATGTAGTAACAGGTTCCAGCTCACACAAGCTTTCGGCATACGGTGACAGATGCTCCGGTGCCAGGTGAGCATAACGCTGCACCATCCGAATATCTGACCAACCTCCTAGCTCTTGTAACACATGCATCGGGGTGCCGTTCTGAACGTGCCAGCTTGCCCAGGTGTGCCGCAAATCATGCCAGCGGAAATTCTCTATACCAGACTGCTCTAACGCTCTGCGCCAGACTTTGGTATTGGCCCGCTTGATGGGGTTGCCATTGAAGGTAAACACGTATTTATCATGCTTACCTAACTCACCTCTGAGCAAGACCACCGCTTCCTTGTTCAACGGTATCCCGATTGGACGTCCTGTCTTGGATTGATCTGGGTGTATCCAGGCGGCACGCCGTTCAAGATCAACCTGTGACCACTGCAATCGCGTGACGTTGGTTTCTCTCAATCCGGTTGCCAGGGAGAACCGCACCAGGGTTTGTGTATGGGGTGGCAGGTTCGACAGGAGTGTTCTTACCTCCTCCCGTGTTAACCACCGTATACGCCTGGCCGGGTCCCTCAGCATCCGGATATGGGGTGCCCGATCAATCCACTCCCATTGCTTCACAGCGGTATTCAGAATCACTCTGACCAGTTCCAACAAGCGATTGACCGTTGCCGGTTTAACGCCAGTATTGACCTTGGCTTCCGTGATCTGGTCAACGACCTCCCGCGTGACCTCATCCAGGAACAAATGCCCCAGGTAGGGATCTAGCCACTGGATATGACCTAAGTCATTCACCACCGACTTGCGGGAGGTTTCTCGATACCATCTGACCGCTGCTTCTTTCCAGGTCCTTCTCGGCTTCTCACCCAGCTGGGCGTTCCGCCAGTACTGAACACGGAGCTTATCTTCAAACTCCTGTGCCAGAGTCCTGTCTACTGTTTTAGTAGAGCGTTGTATTCGAGTTCCGTCAGGTGCGGTAAAGCTACACCACCAGAAACGCGAATTCGGTCGTTTGTACAACATAATGCATCTCCTACATTCTGCTGGACTTGCGACCTTGGTCGGCCAGTAGAGTAGTGGGATTGCAGGTAGAGCACAAGGTCAGCCTTGAGGAACACCCAGCGGCGTCCCAGCTTGGCGGCAGGAATTTCACCGGATTTGGCTCGCTCCCGGACTGTCTGCCAGTGCAGCTTGAGGAAATCAGCGGCTCCCTGGAGATCGAGGGTCTCATGGTTAGTAGTCTCCATCGCTGCGTTTCCTGTACTCACGGGACACGGCTCTGTCTGCCGGATGGGGACCATCTCCGAGAGGTTTGTTCGGACCAGTATTGTAGAGTCGGCGCTTTTCTTCGACCTTGCTCCGGTAGTAATCATCAAAGCCCACGCCGGTTATGTGAGATCGTCTATCGTGATAGCCCTGAGCGGCCTTCAGGAATGCTTCCGAGGCATCCTGGTACTTGGTGAAACCTTCACGCGCTGAGAACGACGTCAGAGGGCTGAGGCCATTCACAAACAAAAACTGATCGGAGGGAGGACGCCCCCGTTCCACCTTGTGCCGGGTCAACAGAGTTTGACCAGACTTGCCCCAATCAGCGCCTTGCAAAACCTCCCAAAACGAAGAGGCCGGCCAGCGAGTCTGAGTCTGATCCGCCAGGTTCGGAACGGTGTGCTTGAGCCATTGATTAGTGCAGTACTTCCAGAGGGCGCCACGGTACGTTTTCAGTTCTCTGTAAGTCACGATGTCCAGAGTTCTTAACGCTGGTCGACGTAGCTGAAACTCCAACCGCCATACGTCCTGCTCACCATCCCAGCCTGCTTTACGCCACAGCGACTTTAGATAGTGACGTGGACTATTCTTCGACCGCATCTCTATGGTCTTGTTGTAGAGTCTGGCCGATAAGTCTGCCCTGGGCGCAAAGGAAATCCCAGAGAATTGCCGCATGTCGGAGTGTCGTGCCAGGGTTCTGGCCTTGGTGACAAATTCGGCATCGGTGATACTTTCCAGGGGGTAATCAGTGAGGAAGTCAACGCACAGATCGACCCTGGCGACATTCGGACCGGCAGTGACAGGCCCAAGCACGTCGACAACCTTCTTCAAGACCTTGAGGGCCTTTTTAGGTCCAGCGACTGTCAGCAGCTCACTAGACACTTTCGCATATGCCAGGGGCGCTTGCTTGGCGTCCTGTTTAGCGGCTTCGATCCGGAAAGTGCCATCTTCCAGGATGTAGGCAAAGGGATGTCTGCCATTACCTTTAACCTCAAACACATGCTTCTTAACATGGAATTGGGCCAGGTTGACGCTTGAGGCGCTGGTGGACTGTGCCATCTTCTTGAGTTTGGTCAGCCGGATGGACGACTCATCGGATAAATGTCCCTGATAGGTCAGGTACAGGCTATCAATACCGGTACGGAGAATCCGGGTATTACGGGAATCAATGCAATTAGAGGGTACTGTGTTACTAGACTGCGTACCCTTTCCAGAACCACCATCAGGGGCGGGCCGGTGCTGCGGGGCAGCATCCCGCGCCGCCCTTGCGTTGGGATTTTGGTCGTGATTGTGGCTGTCAGATTTCATCGTAAAGCTCCTTTGAGTAGGGAGCTCATACAATGTGCAGCCAGGACGAGCCAAAAAAGCTACAGACTAAGCCGAAGAGGCAGGGAAAATGGATTGGCCCATTTAATTGCTAATTGCAATCAAGCAGTTACAAGAAGGTTCAACTTGCAGCTAATCAGGCTGTTCGTCGCTATTCTTCCCCCTTGGACGTCCCTTTTTCTTCACGTTTACAGGGGCCACTTCACCAAGCCATTTCCTAACCGTGCGCGCATCGTAATGTGAAGCGCCGGAATATCTCCTTATGACTTCATCATCGGCCATGGCTGTGATGGTTCGATCCGGGTGTTCCTTCCAGAGTTGAGTAGCCATTTGTTGGGCACACAACTTGGCTATCTGGCTCGCCCGCGTTGGAATTGCCTCTTCGGTTGATGGAGAGGGCTGACTGTCTTCACCACTAGATTCTTCCGGTAACCGGAATACAAGAGAAAAACCGTCTGGTTCATCAGGCTCCTGGTGCTTTGCCCAGAACGCCCTGGTGCCAAATTCAGGCATCTCGAAGGAATACTTCCACCCAGGAGGGAACCAGAATTCTGGCAGAGGTATCGCCATACTCTCGCACCATTCCTGAAAATCCTGTCTGGGTATGGAAGCCCACTTCAGCAACTTCCGGTTGTACCGAACCCCATGGATGCAAGCATAGACGTCATCGAGGTGGGTTCGAATGTAAAATCGTGCGTCAGCCTTTGAGTCAGAAGGTCGCTTGGCAAGAGTCAACGTCTCGCAAAATACTTGACCATTGAGAACTGCATCAACCAAAAGCCTTGCGTAGTCCTTGACTAAAAGGGGGAGCCTTGGCCGATAGCCATCTGGATCGTGACCGGCCCAA is part of the Gammaproteobacteria bacterium genome and harbors:
- a CDS encoding replication initiation factor is translated as MKSDSHNHDQNPNARAARDAAPQHRPAPDGGSGKGTQSSNTVPSNCIDSRNTRILRTGIDSLYLTYQGHLSDESSIRLTKLKKMAQSTSASSVNLAQFHVKKHVFEVKGNGRHPFAYILEDGTFRIEAAKQDAKQAPLAYAKVSSELLTVAGPKKALKVLKKVVDVLGPVTAGPNVARVDLCVDFLTDYPLESITDAEFVTKARTLARHSDMRQFSGISFAPRADLSARLYNKTIEMRSKNSPRHYLKSLWRKAGWDGEQDVWRLEFQLRRPALRTLDIVTYRELKTYRGALWKYCTNQWLKHTVPNLADQTQTRWPASSFWEVLQGADWGKSGQTLLTRHKVERGRPPSDQFLFVNGLSPLTSFSAREGFTKYQDASEAFLKAAQGYHDRRSHITGVGFDDYYRSKVEEKRRLYNTGPNKPLGDGPHPADRAVSREYRKRSDGDY
- a CDS encoding TIGR03758 family integrating conjugative element protein; this translates as MTGAQQAAFQAGSGITPATMLTAIASMVLVLAFVWVIWVAIGTFRAWQEGQATVFDLTWSTLRASIVLMVLGFYLR
- a CDS encoding TIGR03745 family integrating conjugative element membrane protein yields the protein MGTSTTEDGFNKTSAAIHRPLLATGTVFFPLPLWAALPTPVPPSTAPGAGDWIGLIQGYIKDGGLVLGLAIAVLGFLWIAYLGFAKFNEARQGKAEWAEVGVLGIVGAIVLIFASYLLTEAAGVI
- a CDS encoding TIGR03746 family integrating conjugative element protein is translated as MRRYRLEIDNVRSHLRSLWVVIGLQGLIILALWFGWSQAPKQLRFYVPPDLRSGAVLAAEEVPPANVYAFAFYIFQQLNRWPDNGATDYGSAIFRISPYLTPRYRNDLIADMELKARRGELTYRVRGVHEVPGHGYEERRVDVLSPDVWIVWLDLDLLESVKGMTVKQTTIRYPIRVVRQAIDPESNPWGLALDGYASEGPRRLTDAELAEPTGAGATTTNGSSQ
- a CDS encoding RAQPRD family integrative conjugative element protein; the encoded protein is MHRHIWLSSFLIIGSLTTPVVFADADAERDALARIIHELKALELSIRQAEANTDQDARIRFRYDWLRQDLKQIRDGVQSHIDAPRAQPRSFPPLRGDYRR
- a CDS encoding TIGR03749 family integrating conjugative element protein; amino-acid sequence: MNPHHFLATVRWIALLGCCLPLLSVAQVDGASNAPERIVWNKTPIAIPLVVGEERLVHFPDSVSIGLPQSLTALLRSQSINGTLYLLAREPFDTTRIIVRSETEGPLYVLDVSAESADPGSRKLPDVQILLESEPHTDAVEPLSNNTLSWGHAALTRYAAQQLYAPTRLIPHQPGVVAIPVSTDPVELVYGARIEAVPVAAWKAGLRYVTAVRLTNRTQRPVVLDPRELRGAWLAATFQHNRLLPAGSEADTTAVYLISDRPFGVAL
- a CDS encoding TIGR03750 family conjugal transfer protein, coding for MPKDHEILADRLNAEPVIFRGCSSSELGMIVGLAIVIWLPLSLLLAWMLGAITMGFGIAGVGVVASVVVVATVFQRIKRGRPEGYYQQWLRIRLQSTGLYRAPWVLRSGAWDIGRTQHAPLPSRNR
- a CDS encoding site-specific integrase is translated as MLYKRPNSRFWWCSFTAPDGTRIQRSTKTVDRTLAQEFEDKLRVQYWRNAQLGEKPRRTWKEAAVRWYRETSRKSVVNDLGHIQWLDPYLGHLFLDEVTREVVDQITEAKVNTGVKPATVNRLLELVRVILNTAVKQWEWIDRAPHIRMLRDPARRIRWLTREEVRTLLSNLPPHTQTLVRFSLATGLRETNVTRLQWSQVDLERRAAWIHPDQSKTGRPIGIPLNKEAVVLLRGELGKHDKYVFTFNGNPIKRANTKVWRRALEQSGIENFRWHDLRHTWASWHVQNGTPMHVLQELGGWSDIRMVQRYAHLAPEHLSPYAESLCELEPVTTFSTTQERAKQKSSYPFLR